The nucleotide sequence TAGTGTAGTAAGCCTGATCATCCACGCCAAggttctcatccttgacctGTGAAATGGTCTTGAGgtcttcttttctccctGTAGCATTGCCCATGGACGCCATGTTTTGGTGGGTGGCAAACGTGTCATTGCGACCAGCAGAGTCGTACCAGCCCTTGAGTCTATGGGCATCGGGAATATCGGGGTCGACGGCCATTGTGCCAGAAGAGAGGAGACTGAGACTCTTGCCACCGAAATCAGACACCTTCGTGCCCTTAAAAGCAACCACTGATTCAGGAGGAGCATCGAAAGAGTTGGCCGACTTGCCCCAAATAGTGACACGGACGGAGAAGCCCGTATCATCCACAAGTGTTAATTCTCGCTTCTGGAATGGTCGGCCATCCTTCTTGGATGTAATATCTCCAACCTCGCCAACTTCCTTCAATACACCAATAACATCGACAGTATTGTCCTTCTCCACACTCTGGAGTTCCTGGATGGAGCAGAAATTGAACCTCACCTGCGGAACATTGGTCTGATCCTCTGCCTTCTCGATAACAGTGTCCCGTTCGAAGGTGAGCTCGTAGTCGTTGGCAAGGTTGGAAAACTGTTTCTTAGCTAAAGCAACTCGGCAGGGTGTGGAGATGTAGTAGACAGAGCCTTCCTGCAGGCGGTCGTAGAAAGCGTCACACTGGTCGTTGAAGCCAGTGGCCTTGATCTCACCACTCTCATCGAGCAGGTTGACACTGAAAAGCTTTCCCTCGCCAGTGGCCTTGTGCCATGTCTTGATATCTGATTTTGAGGTAACTCGTGCCTTGATTGTCCACTTGTGGGCGAAGGGTGACAGACCCTCGATAGGATAGATGTTACTGCCAGCATGATTGGCAGGCCGTGAGGGCATCgactgttgttgctgctgttggaatTGCTGGGGCTGTGTCTTTgattcctccttcttgacgcCGTAAAAGTCACCTCCAGCAATGGCACCCTCCTGGGCCGCTGGCTTGGAGTCGACGGCAAAGGGCTCGCCAATCTTTTCTTGGACGCCAAGAGATTCGATGACTTCGATATCGAGAATGACGAGAATGCTACATAGTATTAGGGCCGTCTGATAAAATCTAGGAAGACACATACTTCTTGCCCTTCAGGTTATTGGGTGTGTATTGCTTGATTCGGGCAATGCAACCACGAACCAGCTTGTTATCGTGGACGACATGGTTGGCCTGCGTAGCAAGCATGGTCTGAACGTAATGCTGCCCATCGCTCATCACAAGTCGAAATCGGTCTCCCCCTTGAGCTGAAGGGGCCATCTGCTTAACTTGTAGACATTGCAAAACAGGTACCGGGAAGAGCTTGCTGGCTTTATCAGGATCATTGAAGATCACGCTGAGCAAAAGTTAGCGAGCAACGACGGGAAGGTTAGGTAATAAGAACATACTCAAGAGCGCCTCGAGATAGTGCCGAAGCTGCGTCCATGATTAATGTGCTTTACGTGTCTTTGGGGTATGTTGCGTATGCTGTTGAAACAGGGAGCTCTTCGTTTTGTTCTAGGAGAGAAGGGAAGTGCATTAACGAGAAGGTGTGGAAGACGCGTTCAGCGCGTTGAGTGAAACGCGCTGGTGCAACAATCGTGGGGTAGTTGTTTACGTAAGGAGTGGAGACCGCCTAGGCATGCGATCTGTGAAGGgcctaaggtaaggtacctaacctaaggtaccttagtaggtacGGATAGGAGCTAAGGTACCGGCTGTCCCTGGGTAAGGTACTCATTTCTAcataaaaagtactttacttCATAAAGACCTTGGGTTTCTATTTCTAACTCAGTTCTTTCGTCCCATTAGCGGGGATTTTATCCTGTAGGGATAAAGATATCTCATAGGAACATATTGTGGCCTTTTAGGGACTATTGATTCACCCCTTGGAGAAAAGACACAATGCCAAGTTCCCATCCAATACCCATTGCTTTCTTGGTCGGGCAACGATAAAACCAATCCTCCtcacctacctaggtagtaaCGGAGAGACTAAGAATTATGTATGCCATCTCTGAATCCTCAGTGTAGCATAAGACCATACATCCACACCAGCAACAATTACTAAGTCAAGGGCCCGGAGAGCATTTGCTTCTCGTTTGCCATGAGATCTCCGGCCTTAGGCAGTAGTTTCGTGGTACAATCCCATGCATTCTAATAACAGCATTGACTCAGTACCTTAGGTGTAAGACTTTTATCGTGCTatccctttttttcttcgAAGAAGTTTATTCTGGGGATATatgctttatttttagcatGTATGAACTTCTTGCTAGCAAGGCAAATGATAATCTAAGGTGCCCTTACCTACTAGGTAATGTTAAAGTAAGTCAGTTACCCCTCCAACATGACGTTGAGTTCCCGCCTGGACCTCGTACGTCAGGTTGCCCCTCCACGTGCAACAggcagcatcatcttctttcatTGTCTTTCAGTCAGTACGGTTCCACCAACTTACTCACTATCCCAGCCAAAGACAGGTAAATAGAACTCGGGAAGTCTACAAGAATGGCCGACGCAGATAATGCTACTCGCGCCCCTGAGAGCGACGCCCAGGAGACCCCTGTGGCCAGCGACAATATccaa is from Fusarium musae strain F31 chromosome 4, whole genome shotgun sequence and encodes:
- a CDS encoding hypothetical protein (EggNog:ENOG41~BUSCO:EOG09262387), whose protein sequence is MDAASALSRGALDVIFNDPDKASKLFPVPVLQCLQVKQMAPSAQGGDRFRLVMSDGQHYVQTMLATQANHVVHDNKLVRGCIARIKQYTPNNLKGKNILVILDIEVIESLGVQEKIGEPFAVDSKPAAQEGAIAGGDFYGVKKEESKTQPQQFQQQQQQSMPSRPANHAGSNIYPIEGLSPFAHKWTIKARVTSKSDIKTWHKATGEGKLFSVNLLDESGEIKATGFNDQCDAFYDRLQEGSVYYISTPCRVALAKKQFSNLANDYELTFERDTVIEKAEDQTNVPQVRFNFCSIQELQSVEKDNTVDVIGVLKEVGEVGDITSKKDGRPFQKRELTLVDDTGFSVRVTIWGKSANSFDAPPESVVAFKGTKVSDFGGKSLSLLSSGTMAVDPDIPDAHRLKGWYDSAGRNDTFATHQNMASMGNATGRKEDLKTISQVKDENLGVDDQAYYTIKATIVFVKQENFCYPACLSQGCNKKVTQMPDGTWHCEKCAISHEKPEYRYILSLNVADHTSHQWLSCFDDSGRQIVGRTADEMMELKENDDNKFMAAFEEANCKKFTFRCRAKMDNFGEAQRIRYQVMTVTPLDFKSEGTKLDELIKQYENSSL